CATTTCTTCGATGCTGACTGAGCCAGCTTGAACATCATCGCTAAGCTCGCCCGTCTTGTTCCGCTGCCTTTGGTCTTGCGGTGACGAAGGCGGATCGTCGCGAAGGTGGATTCGATCGGGTTGGTTGTCCGCAAGTGGCTCCAGTGTTCGGCCGGGAAATCGTAGAACGTCAGCAGCTCGTCGCGGTCCTTCTTCAGGCAATCGCAAGCCGCTGCATACTTCGCACCGTACTTTTCAATGAATTTATCGAACGCTTTGTTCGCATCGTCCTTCGTTTCTGCCTGCCAGATTTCGTGCAGGTCGCCTTTCGCTTTGGGTTGAACGCTCTTAGGCATCTTGTTGAGAACATTGGCCGTCTTGTGAACCCAACAGCGTTGTTCACGAGTCTCGGGGAATACTTTGCGGATCGCGGCCCAGAAGCCAAGCGCACCATCGCCAACGGCAACCTTCGGTGACAATTGCAGGCCACGTTGCTTCAAGTCGACCAGTAACTCGCACCAGCTCTGCTCGCTCTCGCGGTAACCGTCCAGCACCGCGATCAATTCTTTCTGGCCTTCCGGCGTAGCCCCCATCAGCACCAGCAAACACTGCTTTTTATTGGCGTCATCCTCCAGTCGGACCTTCGCGTGAATGCCGTCGGCCCAGATGTAAACGTACTGCTTGTTCGATAGATCCCGCTTGCTCCAGTCATCGTATTCGCTGCACCACTGATCCTTGAGCCGGCAAACCACGTTGGGACTCAGCCCGGCGGCCCGCTCGCCGACGAGCGACTGCAACGCCTCGTTGAAGTCACCCGTGGAAATTCCTTTGAGGTAAAGCCAGGGGATGAGTTCTTCAATGGCCTTCGTTTTTCGCAGATAGCTCGGAAGCACGCTTGGCGAGAAAGCCACCCGTTTTTCGCGATCAGGATCGTTGTCGCGGACACGCCCCTGAGTGACCGGAATCGCTCCGGCACCGGTGAGGATGTCCCGCTCCGGAAGGCTTCCGTTCTTGACGACCAGTCGCCGGCCGTGCTCGTCAGTCCGATCCGCATGCATGGCGACGAACGCATCCACCTCGGCATCGACTGCGGTTTGTAGCATCCGCCTGGCTCCCTCACGGACAATCTCGTCGAGCGGACTTCGCTCGTCGAACTGAGCCCGAAAGGAAATCACTTCGGGATCGAGCGCTTGACCCACTGGCACTTTGGTTCGGTCTGTTTTAGTCTTGCTCATAGCGTATTCCTTTGCCCACTTCGGGCCGTTGGAGAGGAGAAGTTCCAACAGGATGCGCCACCTTTCTCATTCACTCAAGAACACAACTTTCGACAATAACTCTCGAAGATGACGGGCCTCCGCCAACGGAAGATCCAGCGTGGTTCCACCCAAACGAACATTGAGTTTCTTCAAGAGCATGGTATCAGAATAAAACTCGGTGTCATTGTGGCCCTTGTAGACCCACACGGCATCCCTGCGTGAGATTTCCGGAATGTCTAACGCATGGGAAGATGCTCAACCTGATCCCAGTGGAGTTTCTGGTCTAGGGTGCGAATTCGTATTCGAAACAGCCACACAGGGAGAATGGGCGATTCTCCGAGTTCAACAAATCATGGCGTTCCAGATTCTTCTCGCACACGGCCGTTTCCCTGGTCGCGATCTCCTCGATGTTTTCGATCGTATCCCACTGCGCGGTCCGATCACACCAGAGCCATCGCAACTGACTCACATAATGGTTGCTCCACCGGTTGGTGACTCTCCCTCGTTTCAATTGGATTCTGGTCATGTTGATTTCCTCGCTCTCGTGGGCATAACGGATGCCGAGGCACAATTTGCCCGTCACTATGATGGCGAGCGTTGCTGGCCCGGCTGAAGAGAAACGATGCGTTTCCGGTCACCGATCCCGAGCGGTCTTGCACCGTCGCCCCCTGACGCCGCAGATTCATTCGGTGGACGCGAGCCGCTACATTTTCGGCGATTCAATGCATACACTGCTGGAAAGGCCATCGGTGATTTTTCGCGGTTCCCGATGGTCCGCTGCCGGGTTGCCTCGTACGTTATCCCACTTGCCTGATTCCCAGGTTGCGGTGAATGCTCATGCTGGCCTGTTGCGGCAAAATTGTGCCCGCTGGGTTTTGAATGTCCATGAACGAATCGCTCTCCACCGAACAAGCCAGGAAACTTGTCCTGTTATCACAGCGGGTGCCGCCGGCGAAGCAGGCCGGTCGAGCAACGGAAGCGACACTGTCGGCGATTGAACATCTTGGATACATCCAGATCGACACCATCTCCGTCGTTCAACGCGCTCATCATCACACTTTGTGGAATCGCAATCCTCGCTACCAACCGAACCAGCTCGATCAGTTAGTTTCCGAGAAACGGGTGTTTGAATACTGGTCTCATGCGGCCGCTTACCTGCCCTTTCGCGACTTCCGGTTCAGCCTTCCTCGCAAACATGCGTTTGCAAATGGCGAGCAGCGGCATTGGTATCAACGTGATGAGCGGATGATAAAGCTGGTGCTCAAACGCATTGCCACCGAAGGCCCCTTGATGGCGAAAGATTTTTCGCATACCGGCAAGAGGGTCGGTGAATGGAAGGCTAAGCCCGCCAAACGCGCGCTGGAGTATCTGTTTATGCAAGGGGATCTCATGGTGCCCCGCCGCGTGAACTTTCACAAGGTTTACGATCTCACTGAGCGGGTGCTGCCCAAAGGGACTGACACCACCGTGCCTGATCGACAGGAATACGCCCGCTTTCTGATTACACGCTACTTGCGAGCAAACGGTTTGGGCCAATCTGCCGAAATCGCGTATCTGCAGAACGGCGCAAAGCCGCTTATTGCTGCGACTTTGGAGGACATGGTTTCTAACAGAGAGCTGCAACGCGTTCGCGTCGCAGATCAGCTGTACTTCGCGTTGCCAGCCACGCTGGAGCTTCTCGGCAAACCGTTGGCTCGCAGCAAACTGAAAATACTTTCGCCCTTCGACAACCTTGTCATTCAGCGCGATCGCGTGAAGGCGTTGTTCGGATTTGACTACCTGATTGAGTGCTACGTCCCTGAACGCAAACGACGACACGGGTACTTTTGTTTGCCCATTCTGTGGGACGGAAAGCTGGTGGCTCGAATGGACTGCAAAACCGAGAGGAAGGAATCAATGCTACATATTCATCATCTGGTACTGGAACCCACAGCCTTGAAAACCGATGCGTTGTTCCTCGCCTTGCGCAAGGAACTGAAATCATTCCTAAAGTTCAATCACTGCACCAGGCTCAAGCTTCACAGAACGTCCCCCGCAAAGGCTAAGACGCAGTTACAGAAGTTTATCAGTGACCTCACGCAATGACCGGCTCCAGTGATGTGTGAATTCAAACCCTAAGATTGCGTTTCAAATTTGAATTCACGACGACGGATCACCATCGCGCGCACACAAACGCACGTTGGTTCAGTTTTACCAATGGATGTGCAATTCACGGGCCCCGGAGACGCGGGGGATTGCACGTTAAGTCATTTGCCGAACAGGACTTTCGCGAGGTATGTCTCATCCCAGGCAGCATTGAGTCTTTTGTTTTTGATCCCCACCTTGGCTGTGGATTCGTTTTTCAGAAGACTCAACGCCGTGCGGCGAAGGATGCTGAAGTTCATGTCTGCGTGGCCTTTACGGATCCTCGATTGATCTTCCTGGAAAGTGACGTCCAGTTGCCAATGCAAATTGTTCTCGACACCCCAATGGCTCCGCACAGCTTCGGCGAAACGACGGCCGGAGACATAACGGCTTAAAATGTAATAGCGGATGCCGATGCACATTTTGCCGTCGCGGAGAGTGTTGTTGATCGCGATCCCGATCGCCTTCAGGTTCTTCCAGCGATGTGCGTCCGGAAGATCCTCCGGCGCACGACAGATCAGATACTGTCGCAAATCTTCGCGGCCGCCGGTGTTTTCTTTCGTTTCAAATCGTCGCACCGGACAGCGTGCAAAGTCATCTTCCAAATGGTCGGCGAAGAACGCGACAAGACCTGCGTGTAGCGTGGGCTGATTGCCTTTCGCGGCAAGACAATAGTCCGCCTCTGCGTCGACAATCTTCGACGCGATTTCCGTTTGGCAACCCATGGCGTCAATCGTCACTAAAGCACCGGAAACCTCGATCAATTCCAGCAGTTTGGGAATCGCCGTAATCTCATTACTCTTCGCATCGACGACGACTTGCCCGAGACTGATATGATTGGCTGTGGCCCATGCACTGACCATGTGGATGGCCGACTTGCCACTGGCTTTGTCATAGCTGCGACGGAGTGTCTTACCATCGATCGCGATGATTTGTCCGTCACTGATTTTCTGCAGAGAAGTGATCCAATTCAGTAAGCACTTTTCAAATTCTGCAGGACGAATCAGAGCGAGGATGGCGTTGAAACGATCGTGCGACGGAATCCCTGCGGACAGATCGAGATACTTCGCAAACCAATCTCGTTTCGTTCTGCCAAACTTCGCAATCGCGACAAAATCATCCGCGCCACTGATCACAGCACAGACTGCAATGAACAGAATATTTTGAAGCGGATAGACCGGCTCACCGCGCCTTGGATCCGTAACATCAGAGAAATGATCGACAAAACTGGTGGACAAAGGCATGGCAGGAATCCTTTCGCGGCTCAAACATTTCAGCACACATAGCAGCGTGAAACATCACACTGACACTGAAGGTTGCCATCTATACCATCTCACCTAATGTCGCGCAATCGACCTACAGCCTGACCTACAGAAGGGAACAACTACGTAAGGTAAGAAATACTCCAATGAATCACAGAATACAGCCAGCCTTTTTCGTGTGTTTCGTAATTTTCGTGGTTGTTAAACACGCGGCTCACCGAACGATCCGCTCCCATTCCAGTTTCGGATGGTGGCCAAAGTTGACCAGCAAGCCGAGGCGATGCCCGGTTGCTTTCAAATAGTTGTGAATCTGAGCCTGGTGTTCCTCGGTGAGTTTGGAGACAGCTTTGATTTCCAGAATGATCTTGCCGAAGCAGACGAAGTCCGGTTTGTAGACTTGAGTCAGTCGGCGTCCCTTGTAGCTCAATTCCAGTTCCTGCTGGGTAGCGAATGGGAGGGACTGAAGAGCCAGTTCGAGTTCCAGGCATTCCTGATAGACCGGTTCGACGAAGCCGGTGCCCTTTTCTTTGTAGACTTCGAAGCAGGCTCCCATGATCTTGTAGGATTCTTCTTTGAACAGAATCTCTGGCATCGCTGATCTTTCCGGCGAAGGGAGGGGCGGACGGGAGGAACCACGAAAGTCACGAAATACACGAAAGAAATCGCAGAGAGCCAGTCAGTCGGACTTTGTCCACGCACCTGTGCTTCTTTCGTGTGTTTCGTCTTTTTTGTGGTTGCAAATGCCCGAGCAACAAAAGGGGCGAGGTTTCGCTTATTTCTTCTCATGAATTTCGCTGTCTGCCGCTCCGCACTTTGCGAAGTACCAGACGACGGCCAGGATCAATGGCATTGCTCCGGCGAAGAAGAACATCTGGCGAAATCCGACGCCATCAAACTGAGGCAGGTCGATGATTTTGCCGAGCAGGGGGGCTGAAATTCCGCTTCCCAGATCCAGACAGCCCAACGTCAGGTTGATCCCGCTGCCTCGATAGCGAGGCGGAAACGTGCCCGATCCCAGTGACACAATTGAAGGGAACAGTAGCGCGTGGCCGAACCCGCACAGGACGGCGGAAAACAGGAGGTGCCACCAGGCCGAAACCGGAATCAGGGACCACAAACCCAGCCCCTGAAAAATGAGTCCCATCAGGATCAAACGATACCGGCCGACTCGCTGACTAAGCGCTGCCGTCCGCAGCCGAAACGTGAATGCCGTGATGGCGTAGATGGTCCAGTAGGCGGCGATTCCACCGAAGTGTTCGTGCTGATTGAACCTCACCAAATACAACGACGGCACGGTAAAGACCAGTCCCATTGTCATGGACACCACAACGACAAGGCCTGGCCAGTGTCGTCGAGTCAAAGTCAGCAACGATGGTCGAGCTTCATGCTTTTCGGGGCGCGGCAGGCCTTTTGTCACCAGCAGCAAACAGACGATGTACGCGGCCAGCAATCCCGCCGCCAACATGAAGACTCGCGGAAAGAAAACGTTAACGTCGTCGTCGGCCAGCCATCGCAGGAAATCCGCCAGTTGCGGACCCAGAATCATTCCGACAAACCCGCTGCTGCCCAGTAGAGCGATAAATTCTGTACGGCGGAACTCCGGCACGCAGGACTGAATATGAAACGTGCTGCAGGTGAACATTCCGGCCAGTCCCGTTGCAAACAGAACGCGTCCCAGCACCAGCAATGGCGAAACGGTGGTCAGTGTGGCGAAGATTGAAATTCCGGTGAAAGCCAGCGAAGCCATCAACGCCCACACGCGACGCACACCAAACCTGTCGATGGATTGGCCAAGAAAAACGCGAACGCAAATGGCGGCAAGAATGCCGTACTGGATGATTCGGCCTGGCAGTTCCTCCTGATATGCGACTCCCGTTGTGCCGTGTTGAGCCAGCCATGCGACCCAGTCGGCGAACACAAACGTCAGCGCATTGGCGGTGACCAGCAGCAGATTGGCGATGTACGACAGCACGAACACCGGGTGTCCGATGCCATTGATTGTCGCATCGCTGCCAGCGAGTGACGCGGTCCCCGCATTTTTTGCGACAGTGCCGGGCGAACGATACGGATCACTGCCTGCAGATCCCGATCCGATTTCACTGACGACATCTTCTGGCTGCGTATGATGTCCTGAGTCGTCAGCCACCGAACGCTCCATAGCGACGAACGCCGTAATGGAAGGCAATGCGATTCGCTGCGAACAGCACCACAATCCACAATGCCTGGATACTGAGTTCTGCGGCAAGTGAGTCGGCGGGAACTCGTCCCAGCAAAATGGCGGCCGGGAAGTAGGCGAGGTACTTAAATGGCAGGTAGTAGACCCACGGGATCCATTCTGCGATCCATTCCAGCGGAATCATGTGTCCCGATAAAAAGTAGCTCATCATCATATAAATAAAGATCAGCGAGCTGACTTCCAGAAACCAGAATGAGATCAGGCCGATCAGCGATTCGATCAGAAACCCGATTAAAAATGCCATGGCCAGCGAGCACGCGCAGGCGAGGGCAACTTTGGGTTCCGGCCAGCCCGGCAGATAGTCGCGGCACAACCAGAACACCAGCGCG
This DNA window, taken from Fuerstiella marisgermanici, encodes the following:
- a CDS encoding winged helix-turn-helix domain-containing protein; protein product: MNESLSTEQARKLVLLSQRVPPAKQAGRATEATLSAIEHLGYIQIDTISVVQRAHHHTLWNRNPRYQPNQLDQLVSEKRVFEYWSHAAAYLPFRDFRFSLPRKHAFANGEQRHWYQRDERMIKLVLKRIATEGPLMAKDFSHTGKRVGEWKAKPAKRALEYLFMQGDLMVPRRVNFHKVYDLTERVLPKGTDTTVPDRQEYARFLITRYLRANGLGQSAEIAYLQNGAKPLIAATLEDMVSNRELQRVRVADQLYFALPATLELLGKPLARSKLKILSPFDNLVIQRDRVKALFGFDYLIECYVPERKRRHGYFCLPILWDGKLVARMDCKTERKESMLHIHHLVLEPTALKTDALFLALRKELKSFLKFNHCTRLKLHRTSPAKAKTQLQKFISDLTQ
- a CDS encoding GxxExxY protein; translated protein: MPEILFKEESYKIMGACFEVYKEKGTGFVEPVYQECLELELALQSLPFATQQELELSYKGRRLTQVYKPDFVCFGKIILEIKAVSKLTEEHQAQIHNYLKATGHRLGLLVNFGHHPKLEWERIVR
- a CDS encoding ISAs1 family transposase, with the translated sequence MPLSTSFVDHFSDVTDPRRGEPVYPLQNILFIAVCAVISGADDFVAIAKFGRTKRDWFAKYLDLSAGIPSHDRFNAILALIRPAEFEKCLLNWITSLQKISDGQIIAIDGKTLRRSYDKASGKSAIHMVSAWATANHISLGQVVVDAKSNEITAIPKLLELIEVSGALVTIDAMGCQTEIASKIVDAEADYCLAAKGNQPTLHAGLVAFFADHLEDDFARCPVRRFETKENTGGREDLRQYLICRAPEDLPDAHRWKNLKAIGIAINNTLRDGKMCIGIRYYILSRYVSGRRFAEAVRSHWGVENNLHWQLDVTFQEDQSRIRKGHADMNFSILRRTALSLLKNESTAKVGIKNKRLNAAWDETYLAKVLFGK
- a CDS encoding MFS transporter, whose protein sequence is MADDSGHHTQPEDVVSEIGSGSAGSDPYRSPGTVAKNAGTASLAGSDATINGIGHPVFVLSYIANLLLVTANALTFVFADWVAWLAQHGTTGVAYQEELPGRIIQYGILAAICVRVFLGQSIDRFGVRRVWALMASLAFTGISIFATLTTVSPLLVLGRVLFATGLAGMFTCSTFHIQSCVPEFRRTEFIALLGSSGFVGMILGPQLADFLRWLADDDVNVFFPRVFMLAAGLLAAYIVCLLLVTKGLPRPEKHEARPSLLTLTRRHWPGLVVVVSMTMGLVFTVPSLYLVRFNQHEHFGGIAAYWTIYAITAFTFRLRTAALSQRVGRYRLILMGLIFQGLGLWSLIPVSAWWHLLFSAVLCGFGHALLFPSIVSLGSGTFPPRYRGSGINLTLGCLDLGSGISAPLLGKIIDLPQFDGVGFRQMFFFAGAMPLILAVVWYFAKCGAADSEIHEKK
- a CDS encoding IS256 family transposase, with the translated sequence MSKTKTDRTKVPVGQALDPEVISFRAQFDERSPLDEIVREGARRMLQTAVDAEVDAFVAMHADRTDEHGRRLVVKNGSLPERDILTGAGAIPVTQGRVRDNDPDREKRVAFSPSVLPSYLRKTKAIEELIPWLYLKGISTGDFNEALQSLVGERAAGLSPNVVCRLKDQWCSEYDDWSKRDLSNKQYVYIWADGIHAKVRLEDDANKKQCLLVLMGATPEGQKELIAVLDGYRESEQSWCELLVDLKQRGLQLSPKVAVGDGALGFWAAIRKVFPETREQRCWVHKTANVLNKMPKSVQPKAKGDLHEIWQAETKDDANKAFDKFIEKYGAKYAAACDCLKKDRDELLTFYDFPAEHWSHLRTTNPIESTFATIRLRHRKTKGSGTRRASLAMMFKLAQSASKKWRRLNCHEKITLVIEGRSFKDGIMQDDIAA
- a CDS encoding ABC transporter permease, which codes for MEERLVYRGDFAFATLVRFLPIVTQVFLWNAIFAGDNQRVMNGYSYPSMVSYYLLVMVARAFSSMPGLSTGIAASVRDGSVRKYLLQPVDMLDYLFWHRVAHKIVYYAVATGPFALVFWLCRDYLPGWPEPKVALACACSLAMAFLIGFLIESLIGLISFWFLEVSSLIFIYMMMSYFLSGHMIPLEWIAEWIPWVYYLPFKYLAYFPAAILLGRVPADSLAAELSIQALWIVVLFAANRIAFHYGVRRYGAFGG
- a CDS encoding suppressor of fused domain protein — translated: MSNAWEDAQPDPSGVSGLGCEFVFETATQGEWAILRVQQIMAFQILLAHGRFPGRDLLDVFDRIPLRGPITPEPSQLTHIMVAPPVGDSPSFQLDSGHVDFLALVGITDAEAQFARHYDGERCWPG